The Actinomycetota bacterium genomic sequence GCCGTCATTATTCCACCACTATTCCCATGCTGCGGGCGGTGCCGGCGATGATCTTCATGGCCGCCTCGACATCGTTGGCATTAAGGTCTTTCATCTTCAGCTCGGCGATCTCGCGCACCTTGGAGCTCGACACTGTCGCCACCTTCTCGCGATGAGGCTCGCCGGAGCCCTTTTCGATGCCGGCGGCCTGCTTTAAAAGCACCGCTGCTGGCGGAGTCTTGGTGATGAAGGTGAAGGAGCGGTCCTCAAAAACGGTGATCTCCACCGGGATGATCGTGTTGCCTTCCTGCTGGGTCTTGGCGTTGAAAGCCTTGCAGAAGTCCATGATGTTGACGCCGTGCTGGCCCAGCGCGGGGCCGACCGGCGGGGCGGGGTTAGCCTGCCCGGCGGGGATCTGCAACTTTATGAGTGTCATTACTTTTTTAGCCATTTTCTTCCTGTCCGTTTACGGCGCAATCAAGAAGGATACAGCAAAAACGGCCCGCACCGCAAGCCGCGCGGACCGGGCCGGATAT encodes the following:
- the rplK gene encoding 50S ribosomal protein L11 is translated as MAKKVMTLIKLQIPAGQANPAPPVGPALGQHGVNIMDFCKAFNAKTQQEGNTIIPVEITVFEDRSFTFITKTPPAAVLLKQAAGIEKGSGEPHREKVATVSSSKVREIAELKMKDLNANDVEAAMKIIAGTARSMGIVVE